A single genomic interval of Musa acuminata AAA Group cultivar baxijiao chromosome BXJ3-4, Cavendish_Baxijiao_AAA, whole genome shotgun sequence harbors:
- the LOC103982081 gene encoding histone H2A.6-like — translation MAGRGKTLASGAAKKGTSRSSKAGLQFPVGRIARFLKAGKYAERVGAGAPVYLAAVLEYLAAEVLELAGNAARDNKKTRIVPRHIQLAVRNDDELTKLLGSVTIASGGVMPNIHNLLLPKKTSKHSAAGDGES, via the exons ATGGCGGGAAGAGGGAAGACGTTAGCCTCGGGTGCGGCGAAGAAGGGGACGTCGAGGAGTAGCAAGGCTGGCCTCCAGTTCCCTGTTGGCCGGATTGCGCGGTTCTTGAAGGCCGGCAAGTACGCCGAGCGAGTCGGCGCCGGTGCCCCCGTCTACCTCGCCGCCGTTCTCGAGTATCTTGCTGCTGAG GTGTTGGAGCTGGCGGGCAATGCAGCGCGGGACAACAAGAAGACTCGGATCGTGCCCCGCCACATCCAGTTGGCGGTGCGGAACGACGACGAGCTGACGAAGCTGCTGGGCTCCGTCACCATCGCCAGCGGCGGCGTGATGCCCAACATCCACAATCTGCTACTCCCCAAGAAGACCTCAAAGCACTCCGCCGCCGGCGATGGCGAGAGCTAA